One Edaphobacter flagellatus genomic region harbors:
- a CDS encoding efflux RND transporter periplasmic adaptor subunit, which translates to MDIQRPDIKKKKFQRQLIAGGIGVVVLGAAAFSISRLKPAAPTVDRATVWTDTVKQGPLLRQVRGPGSLVPREDKIRLIPSETEATVVRIRVLPGAKVEPDTILMDLVDPTVQQELLDAQLQLKAAQTDLMNVKAKLDSDLMTQKAGAATVNADYNQAKLQAQTDKSLYDLGVISGLTYSASKGKADELTTRSDIEKQRLTVNEKAIATQVAVQQTKVEQAQALLALKQKQQDALSVRAGISGVLVDLPHQVGEHVAPGTTLAKVVQPDQLKASLKIAETQARDIQIGQPSEIDTHNGVISGKVMRIDPAVVNGTVTVDVELAGALPQGARPDLSVDGEIDLDRLANVLYVGRPAFGNENSTINLFKLTSDGKGAVRVPVKVGKASVNAIQVIEGLQAGDTVILSDMSRWDNTDRIRLE; encoded by the coding sequence ATGGACATTCAACGACCGGATATTAAGAAAAAGAAGTTTCAGAGGCAGCTGATTGCCGGAGGCATTGGCGTCGTGGTGCTGGGGGCGGCAGCATTCTCTATTTCGCGGCTGAAACCGGCTGCTCCCACGGTAGACAGGGCGACGGTGTGGACCGATACGGTGAAGCAGGGACCGCTGCTGCGCCAGGTTCGTGGACCGGGTTCGCTGGTTCCGCGCGAGGACAAGATTCGATTGATTCCTTCGGAGACGGAGGCGACGGTCGTCAGGATTCGCGTGCTGCCGGGAGCGAAGGTCGAGCCGGACACCATCCTGATGGACCTGGTCGATCCAACCGTACAGCAGGAGTTGCTAGATGCACAGCTGCAGTTGAAGGCGGCGCAGACGGACCTGATGAACGTGAAAGCGAAGCTGGACAGCGACCTGATGACGCAGAAGGCCGGAGCCGCGACAGTTAACGCCGACTACAACCAGGCAAAGCTGCAGGCGCAGACGGACAAGAGCCTGTATGACCTGGGAGTGATCAGCGGCCTGACGTACAGCGCATCGAAGGGGAAGGCTGACGAGCTGACGACGCGCTCCGATATCGAGAAGCAGCGGCTGACGGTGAACGAGAAGGCGATTGCAACGCAGGTTGCGGTGCAGCAGACGAAGGTTGAGCAGGCGCAGGCTTTGCTGGCTTTGAAACAGAAGCAGCAGGATGCGCTCAGCGTTCGAGCCGGAATCAGCGGTGTTCTGGTAGACCTGCCGCATCAGGTGGGCGAACATGTGGCTCCGGGAACGACGCTGGCGAAGGTGGTTCAGCCGGACCAGCTGAAGGCCAGCCTGAAGATTGCGGAGACGCAGGCACGGGATATCCAGATTGGCCAGCCATCGGAGATCGACACGCATAACGGCGTGATTTCGGGCAAGGTGATGCGAATTGATCCTGCCGTCGTGAACGGAACGGTGACTGTTGACGTAGAACTGGCAGGCGCGTTGCCGCAGGGGGCGCGTCCTGACCTGAGCGTAGACGGCGAGATCGATCTGGACCGGCTGGCGAATGTGCTGTACGTGGGCAGGCCTGCGTTCGGCAATGAGAACAGCACGATCAACCTGTTCAAGCTGACTTCGGATGGTAAGGGAGCGGTACGGGTTCCAGTGAAGGTCGGCAAAGCGTCGGTGAATGCCATTCAGGTGATTGAGGGATTGCAGGCCGGCGACACCGTAATTCTTTCGGACATGAGCCGTTGGGACAACACAGACAGGATTCGCCTGGAGTAG
- a CDS encoding ABC transporter ATP-binding protein yields MAEQIIEIEQLTKVFYTDEIETHALSGVHMQIERGEYVAMSGPSGCGKSTLLSIIGLLDTPTSGRYRLNGKEVANLDFADRSRIRNQEIGFIFQSFNLIGDLSVAENVELPLTYRTGMPAAERKKRVQESLERVNMAHRMRHYPAQLSGGQQQRVAVARALAGSPSILLADEPTGNLDSKNGEAVMKLLKELHDEGATICMVTHDPRFAAHAERQIHLFDGKVVAEGELSQLMAEV; encoded by the coding sequence ATGGCAGAACAGATTATCGAGATCGAGCAGTTGACCAAGGTGTTCTACACCGATGAGATCGAGACGCATGCGCTTTCGGGCGTGCATATGCAGATTGAGCGCGGAGAGTATGTGGCGATGTCGGGTCCTTCGGGCTGCGGTAAATCGACGCTGCTGTCGATCATCGGCCTGCTGGATACTCCGACGTCGGGCCGCTATCGGCTGAACGGCAAGGAAGTTGCCAACCTCGACTTCGCCGACCGCTCGCGGATTCGCAACCAGGAGATCGGGTTCATCTTTCAGAGCTTCAACCTGATTGGCGATTTGAGCGTTGCGGAAAATGTTGAGCTGCCGCTGACGTACAGGACGGGTATGCCTGCGGCGGAGCGAAAGAAGAGGGTGCAGGAGTCGCTCGAGCGCGTGAATATGGCGCACAGGATGCGGCACTATCCGGCGCAGCTCTCGGGCGGTCAGCAGCAGCGTGTTGCTGTGGCGCGCGCGCTGGCGGGGTCGCCTTCGATTCTGCTGGCGGACGAGCCGACGGGAAACCTGGATTCCAAGAACGGCGAAGCGGTGATGAAGCTGTTGAAGGAACTGCATGACGAAGGCGCGACGATCTGCATGGTGACGCACGATCCTCGCTTTGCGGCGCATGCGGAACGCCAGATCCACCTGTTCGACGGCAAGGTTGTGGCAGAAGGGGAGCTGAGCCAGCTGATGGCCGAGGTGTAG
- a CDS encoding ABC transporter permease, which produces MNRLIQDVKFALRQLRKAPGFTATAIITLALGIGANAAIFTLVHAVLLKNLPVADPKMLVRVGDRDDCCVNGGTPDGNDYSIFASELYTHLRDNTPEFEQLAAMQAGFGYGGITARSNRQGDLPKALSGEMVTGNYFQVFGLKPYAGRLIAPSDDVIGAPMGVVMSYQTWEREYGSDPSIVGSTFILNTYPVTILGITPPGFYGDRITDSPPNFYIPMALEPQLGPAYPTSLLHHREANWVYLLGRVKPGTDRAQLQAKMSASLRNYLATLDLYKKQDMAKNLAASHVVLTPGGAGIENMQQEFGTGLKLLITVSALVLLIACANIANLVLVRGMARRAETSIRMALGAQRTRLIRQMLTESVVLSCLGGIAGLLVAYGGTKLLLTSAFPDAIGLPIDARPSLTVLGFAFGLSLLTGLIFGVAPAWVTSHSQPAEALRGSNRTTSDRSGWVQRSLVILQAALSLVLLVGAGLMTKSLNKLENQDFGVLTENRVVAHFSPQNAGFKQDQLQALYDRIDQELHALPGVERVALSLYTPLEGNNWGEGVFIQGRPEPGVNDSIGASWLRVGPEFFDIVGHRVIRGRGITVHDTATSTPVVVVNETFVKKFFTHGENPIGAHFGVSGMESAGDWEIVGVVSDIKYNDLKRPTRAMYFRPLLQVAHTKPENDIRSLYAGAIMLQTKGQVEGLESQIRHTLAKIDPNLTLTNYNTFAGQIRGQFNQERLIARLTTLFGLLALVLASVGLYGVTAYSVARRTPEIGVRMALGANRSSVVGMVLREAMLQAGIGLAVGIPVAWLSARLVQSQLYNVGSHDATVLAGAVLVLAVAACLAGLIPAQRAASTDPVKALRTE; this is translated from the coding sequence ATGAATCGACTGATTCAGGATGTGAAGTTTGCGTTGCGGCAGCTGCGGAAGGCTCCCGGGTTCACCGCCACGGCGATTATTACGCTGGCGCTGGGCATTGGAGCGAATGCGGCAATCTTCACGCTGGTGCATGCGGTGCTGCTGAAGAATCTTCCCGTCGCCGATCCGAAGATGCTGGTGCGCGTAGGTGACAGGGACGACTGCTGCGTGAATGGGGGCACGCCCGATGGAAACGACTACTCCATCTTTGCCTCGGAGTTGTATACGCATCTTCGCGACAACACGCCTGAGTTTGAGCAGCTGGCGGCGATGCAGGCGGGCTTCGGCTATGGAGGCATCACGGCCCGCAGCAACCGGCAAGGCGATCTGCCGAAGGCGTTGAGCGGTGAGATGGTGACGGGCAATTACTTCCAGGTGTTTGGGCTGAAGCCATATGCGGGAAGGTTGATCGCTCCTTCAGACGATGTGATCGGCGCGCCGATGGGCGTTGTGATGAGTTACCAGACATGGGAGCGTGAGTACGGGTCGGACCCTTCGATTGTGGGAAGCACATTCATCCTGAATACGTATCCGGTGACGATTCTGGGCATTACGCCTCCGGGATTTTATGGCGACCGCATTACGGATTCTCCGCCAAACTTTTATATCCCGATGGCACTTGAGCCGCAGCTTGGCCCGGCTTATCCGACAAGCCTGTTGCATCATCGTGAAGCGAACTGGGTGTATCTTCTTGGCCGTGTGAAGCCGGGTACGGATAGGGCTCAACTGCAGGCGAAGATGAGTGCGTCGCTGCGGAATTATCTTGCGACGCTTGATCTCTACAAAAAGCAAGACATGGCAAAGAATCTTGCGGCCTCGCATGTTGTACTGACGCCGGGCGGCGCAGGAATCGAGAACATGCAGCAGGAGTTTGGTACGGGACTGAAGCTGCTGATTACGGTGTCGGCGCTCGTGCTGCTGATTGCATGCGCGAACATTGCGAACCTTGTGCTGGTGCGCGGTATGGCGAGAAGAGCAGAGACCTCGATCCGCATGGCGCTGGGGGCACAGCGAACACGGCTGATCCGGCAGATGCTGACGGAGAGCGTTGTGCTGTCGTGCCTGGGAGGCATCGCTGGACTCTTAGTTGCGTATGGTGGAACCAAGCTGCTGCTTACCTCAGCGTTCCCTGATGCGATCGGGCTGCCAATAGATGCGCGCCCCTCGCTGACTGTGCTTGGATTTGCGTTTGGCTTGTCGCTGCTGACGGGATTGATCTTCGGAGTTGCACCGGCATGGGTGACATCTCACTCGCAGCCTGCAGAGGCACTGCGCGGATCGAACAGAACGACGAGCGACCGGTCGGGATGGGTGCAGCGCTCGCTGGTCATCCTGCAGGCGGCGCTTTCGCTGGTGCTGCTGGTTGGCGCGGGATTGATGACGAAGAGCTTGAACAAGCTGGAGAATCAGGATTTCGGTGTACTGACAGAAAATCGCGTTGTTGCTCACTTCAGCCCGCAGAACGCAGGATTTAAGCAGGATCAACTGCAGGCTCTCTATGACCGCATCGACCAGGAGTTGCACGCGTTGCCCGGTGTCGAGCGCGTTGCCCTGTCGCTGTACACACCGCTGGAAGGAAACAACTGGGGCGAGGGTGTCTTTATTCAAGGCCGCCCAGAACCCGGAGTGAACGATAGCATCGGAGCTTCGTGGCTGCGGGTTGGGCCTGAGTTCTTCGACATCGTCGGTCATCGCGTGATTCGCGGACGCGGCATTACGGTGCACGATACGGCAACGTCCACCCCCGTGGTCGTTGTCAACGAGACGTTCGTAAAGAAATTCTTCACCCATGGTGAAAACCCGATCGGTGCGCACTTTGGCGTGTCAGGAATGGAGAGCGCGGGTGATTGGGAGATCGTCGGTGTCGTCTCGGATATCAAGTACAACGATCTCAAGAGACCGACTCGCGCGATGTATTTCCGGCCTCTGCTTCAGGTGGCGCACACGAAGCCTGAAAACGATATCCGCTCGCTGTATGCCGGAGCGATCATGCTGCAGACCAAAGGCCAGGTTGAGGGGCTGGAGTCGCAGATACGCCATACGTTGGCGAAGATCGATCCGAACCTGACGCTGACGAACTACAACACATTCGCCGGACAGATTCGTGGGCAGTTTAATCAGGAGAGATTGATCGCGCGACTTACGACATTATTCGGATTGTTGGCGCTGGTGCTGGCTTCGGTCGGACTGTATGGCGTGACGGCGTATTCGGTCGCGCGGCGCACACCGGAGATTGGCGTGCGCATGGCGCTAGGAGCGAACCGCAGCAGCGTCGTTGGTATGGTGCTGCGCGAGGCGATGCTGCAGGCTGGCATCGGACTTGCCGTTGGAATTCCGGTGGCATGGCTGTCGGCGCGGCTGGTGCAATCGCAGCTGTATAACGTTGGCTCGCATGATGCCACGGTGCTTGCCGGAGCCGTACTGGTGCTTGCTGTTGCAGCCTGTCTGGCCGGGTTGATTCCAGCGCAACGAGCCGCCTCGACCGATCCGGTCAAGGCGCTGCGAACAGAGTAG
- a CDS encoding ABC transporter ATP-binding protein codes for MIELKNIERSYRAGHTETWVLRRVTLTIRPWEFVTIMGPSGAGKSSLLNVLGMLDDQWRGEFDFEGEAVHRMNRKQRADLARRRIGMVFQSYHLLDDLTVAENIDLPLSYKDIPRTERQSLVADTLDRFNIVGKKDLYPHQLSGGQQQLVGIARAMIHKPALLLADEPTGNLQSKQAKEIMEMFRQLNEEGTMIVQVTHSEANAAYGTRTIELRDGWVYSDTAGLAETTSQEVKQ; via the coding sequence ATGATTGAACTGAAAAATATCGAGCGCAGCTATCGAGCTGGCCACACGGAGACATGGGTGCTTCGGCGGGTTACATTGACGATTCGCCCGTGGGAGTTTGTCACCATCATGGGGCCGTCAGGTGCGGGCAAGTCGTCGCTGCTGAATGTGCTGGGCATGCTCGACGACCAGTGGCGCGGTGAGTTCGACTTCGAGGGCGAGGCGGTGCATCGGATGAATCGCAAGCAACGCGCTGACCTGGCTCGCAGAAGAATCGGCATGGTCTTCCAGAGCTATCACCTGCTGGACGACCTGACAGTGGCAGAAAATATCGACCTGCCGCTTTCGTATAAAGACATTCCGCGGACGGAGCGGCAGTCGCTGGTGGCCGATACGCTGGACCGTTTCAATATTGTGGGCAAGAAGGATCTGTATCCGCATCAGCTTTCGGGCGGACAGCAACAGCTTGTCGGCATTGCGCGCGCGATGATTCACAAGCCTGCGCTGCTGCTCGCCGATGAGCCGACGGGCAATCTGCAATCAAAACAGGCCAAGGAAATTATGGAGATGTTTCGGCAGTTGAATGAAGAGGGCACGATGATTGTGCAGGTGACGCACTCGGAGGCGAACGCCGCGTATGGAACGCGGACGATTGAGCTGCGCGATGGATGGGTCTACTCCGACACGGCTGGGCTGGCAGAGACAACATCGCAGGAGGTAAAGCAGTGA
- a CDS encoding TolC family protein, which translates to MSLPLIGALLLSMTVAEAQTAATHATLAVPAAPAAPVLRLDVPHSHNPFDIYRPTLVPQPNLANTPRLDQLVHDGVLELSLKNTILLALENNLDLAIARYNIPIAQADILRTRAGSPFRGVNTGVVQNTPGGGVGGFGSGASGAGAGGTSGGAGGAGSGANGLVQSTLGAGTNVPSFDPVVTGLFDNEHYTQPLSNISIYGVPVLQQNTTDGNVNFSQAFPTGTSFSMTFQNNRAATNSPRSFLNPTLNTYYHVAVQQQLLAGFGFGPNLRYLRIAKNNQKISDEAFKLQVITTVNQIADMYWDLVAAYEDELVKSRALDFAKQTLDSGRKQLELQAIPAMDVLKDEAEVANREQDLTIAKTTLQFQELLIKNALTKNLDDPILEAMPVKPIDSSAVDDSRSTASSTEDSIAQALKNRIELTESSIDLQNREISRNAARNALLPTVSLTAFYGGTGLAGPRNPAAGLPSTAPLDWTGAVTNAFNNSAKDYYVGVSLNVPIRNRVAKSDQYRSELETRQAELRMQQLKKQIRIEVRNAQYALEQSKARVDSARKARDLAQKTFDITTKEQELGAGSNLQTLTARRDLSAAESALVAAMTAYQKAKIELDRSIGTTLEANQISIESARTGIAPSGQQ; encoded by the coding sequence ATGTCCCTCCCCCTGATTGGGGCGCTCCTTCTTTCGATGACCGTAGCGGAGGCGCAGACTGCTGCCACTCATGCGACGCTTGCCGTGCCTGCAGCTCCAGCTGCGCCTGTGTTGCGACTGGATGTACCGCACTCTCACAATCCATTCGATATATATAGGCCAACGCTGGTGCCACAGCCGAACCTGGCGAATACGCCGCGGTTGGATCAGCTCGTTCACGATGGTGTGTTGGAGCTAAGTTTGAAGAACACCATTTTGCTGGCGCTGGAGAACAACCTGGACCTGGCGATTGCTCGCTATAACATTCCGATTGCTCAGGCTGACATTCTGCGCACGCGCGCGGGCAGTCCGTTTCGCGGCGTGAATACGGGCGTGGTGCAGAACACTCCGGGCGGTGGTGTTGGAGGATTTGGGTCGGGTGCAAGCGGAGCGGGGGCCGGCGGTACGTCCGGCGGAGCGGGTGGAGCGGGTTCGGGCGCGAACGGCCTGGTGCAGTCGACGTTAGGCGCGGGAACGAATGTGCCGTCGTTCGATCCGGTTGTTACCGGATTGTTTGACAATGAGCACTACACGCAACCGCTATCGAACATCTCGATCTACGGCGTGCCGGTACTGCAGCAGAATACGACGGATGGGAATGTCAATTTCTCGCAGGCGTTTCCCACCGGAACATCATTTTCGATGACGTTTCAGAATAATCGTGCCGCTACAAACAGCCCGCGCAGCTTTCTGAATCCCACGTTGAATACCTACTATCACGTAGCGGTACAGCAACAGTTATTAGCAGGATTCGGATTTGGACCGAATTTGCGCTATCTGCGGATTGCAAAGAACAACCAGAAGATTTCGGATGAAGCCTTCAAGTTGCAGGTGATTACAACAGTCAACCAGATCGCCGATATGTACTGGGACCTGGTTGCAGCGTATGAAGACGAACTGGTGAAGAGCCGCGCGCTGGATTTTGCAAAACAGACGCTGGACAGCGGACGTAAGCAGCTTGAGCTCCAGGCGATTCCAGCCATGGACGTTCTGAAAGACGAGGCCGAAGTTGCGAATCGCGAACAGGATCTTACGATTGCGAAGACAACACTACAGTTCCAGGAACTACTGATTAAGAACGCCCTGACAAAAAACCTGGACGATCCGATTCTGGAAGCTATGCCGGTTAAGCCTATCGATTCGAGTGCAGTAGATGATTCACGGAGTACGGCCAGCTCGACGGAGGACAGCATTGCGCAGGCATTGAAGAATAGGATCGAGTTAACGGAATCGTCGATTGACCTGCAGAACCGGGAGATCAGTCGCAATGCCGCACGGAATGCCTTATTGCCAACGGTGTCCCTGACAGCTTTCTATGGCGGCACAGGACTTGCAGGACCAAGAAATCCAGCGGCTGGGCTTCCTTCCACCGCACCGCTTGACTGGACGGGCGCGGTAACCAATGCGTTTAACAATTCAGCGAAGGACTACTACGTGGGTGTCTCGCTGAACGTGCCGATTCGTAATCGTGTGGCGAAGTCGGACCAGTATCGATCGGAGTTGGAGACGAGGCAGGCGGAACTGCGCATGCAGCAACTGAAGAAACAGATTCGTATTGAGGTACGGAATGCACAGTATGCGTTGGAGCAGAGCAAGGCGCGAGTCGATTCTGCCCGCAAAGCTCGCGATCTGGCGCAGAAGACCTTTGACATTACGACGAAGGAGCAAGAGCTGGGGGCGGGATCGAATCTGCAAACGCTGACGGCCCGGCGCGATCTATCGGCTGCTGAATCGGCTCTGGTTGCGGCAATGACGGCGTACCAGAAGGCAAAGATAGAGCTGGACCGCTCGATTGGAACGACATTGGAGGCGAACCAGATTTCGATAGAATCAGCGAGAACAGGTATAGCGCCCAGTGGGCAGCAGTAA
- a CDS encoding sigma-54-dependent transcriptional regulator → MALERVTKDARQAETPCRLLVADDQPHILEAIRLLLKPEGYELEMTRTPALAVEAVTQGDYDGALIDLNYTRDTTSGHEGLELVDRMKELDPHLPIVVMTAWGNIDLAVEAMRRGASDFIQKPWENTRLLSVLRTQMELRRSQRRALWLEAENRILRAPGAPDFIASAPSMRPVVETMARIGPSDANVLITGEHGTGKEVVAQTLHRLSSRADRTLVAVNTGALPEGTFESELFGHVKGAFTDARTDRIGRFELASGGTLFLDEIANIPVRQQAKLLRVLEMGEMERVGSSKTQKVNVRMLSATNADLRAECEAGRFREDLLFRLNTVEISLPPLRERREDIPMLAGHFLARYAERYRRKIENFEPAAMQQMLQYPWPGNVRELDHTIERAVLMARHQHIEPADLGLHMQRSGSSSSAQNLDEMSLESVEAILIRKALARTNGNVSQTADALGLSRGALYRRIEKYGL, encoded by the coding sequence ATGGCTTTAGAACGAGTGACGAAGGATGCACGGCAGGCAGAAACTCCGTGCAGATTGCTGGTTGCAGACGATCAGCCGCATATCCTTGAGGCCATTCGGTTGCTGCTGAAGCCCGAGGGCTATGAGCTTGAGATGACGCGCACGCCTGCGTTGGCGGTCGAAGCGGTGACGCAGGGAGACTACGACGGCGCCCTGATTGACTTGAATTACACGCGCGATACCACGTCGGGCCATGAGGGTCTTGAACTGGTCGATCGCATGAAAGAGCTTGATCCTCATCTGCCCATTGTTGTGATGACGGCCTGGGGCAATATCGATCTCGCCGTCGAAGCGATGCGGCGAGGGGCCAGCGATTTCATCCAGAAGCCGTGGGAGAATACACGTCTGCTGAGCGTTTTGAGGACGCAGATGGAGCTGCGCAGAAGCCAGCGCAGGGCGCTGTGGCTGGAGGCGGAGAACCGTATTCTGCGTGCGCCGGGTGCACCTGATTTCATCGCGTCCGCTCCTTCGATGCGACCGGTGGTCGAGACGATGGCGCGGATTGGGCCATCGGACGCGAACGTATTGATAACGGGCGAACATGGAACGGGCAAGGAAGTCGTCGCGCAGACGCTGCATCGGCTTTCTTCACGCGCAGACCGCACGCTCGTTGCCGTGAATACAGGGGCGCTTCCTGAAGGCACGTTTGAGAGTGAGCTGTTTGGCCATGTCAAGGGCGCTTTTACCGACGCTCGCACCGACAGAATCGGACGCTTCGAGCTGGCCAGTGGAGGCACACTGTTTCTTGATGAGATCGCGAATATCCCCGTGCGCCAGCAGGCGAAGCTGCTTCGCGTGTTGGAGATGGGTGAGATGGAGCGGGTTGGCTCGTCCAAAACGCAGAAAGTGAACGTGCGCATGTTGTCGGCCACGAATGCAGATCTGCGGGCAGAGTGCGAGGCGGGCAGGTTCCGCGAGGATCTATTGTTTCGTTTAAATACGGTCGAGATCAGTCTGCCTCCTCTGCGCGAACGCCGCGAAGATATCCCCATGCTGGCCGGTCATTTTCTTGCACGTTATGCGGAGCGATATCGCAGGAAGATCGAAAACTTCGAGCCTGCGGCGATGCAGCAGATGCTCCAGTACCCCTGGCCTGGCAATGTGCGGGAGCTCGATCACACCATTGAACGTGCTGTGTTGATGGCACGCCATCAACATATCGAGCCTGCGGACCTCGGGCTGCACATGCAGCGCAGTGGCAGCTCGAGCAGTGCGCAGAATCTGGACGAGATGAGTCTTGAGTCGGTAGAGGCTATTCTGATACGCAAGGCGTTGGCACGCACAAACGGCAATGTAAGCCAGACAGCCGACGCTCTTGGGCTGAGCCGTGGAGCACTCTATCGACGCATCGAAAAATATGGCCTCTGA
- a CDS encoding sensor histidine kinase, translating into MQVILLVLFALGWAFTVSLLMEQLARPLQTLANVVASLREDDYSFRARGARRNDVIGDLALEINALASMLQAQRAGALEAMALVERVMDTMQSPVLAFDPEGRLKLLNVAAERAFSLETNKALGHTAQKLKLAYLLDASNDDVLSLGAEQQQLTRWIVKRANFRLRGVPHTLFVLADVGTALREEERVAWRRLIRVLGHEINNSLAPIKSIASSLRTRLHAAPQTEERDDFERGLEVVENRAESLNRFLQAYRQLMGLPAPRFAKVDMASLIDRVAQLEVRLMVQVIPGDPVEVMLDPDQIEQALINLVRNAAEAALSPDAMNEDAPRVEMSWQHTGNEICISIFDNGPGLTNSGNLFVPFYTTKPSGTGIGLVLAQQIAEAHNGVVELRNRMDGVNGCEALLRIPFQAN; encoded by the coding sequence TTGCAAGTCATCTTGCTGGTGCTGTTTGCTCTTGGCTGGGCCTTTACGGTGTCGCTGTTGATGGAGCAGCTTGCGCGTCCACTACAGACGCTGGCGAATGTTGTCGCCTCGCTGCGCGAAGACGACTACTCGTTTCGAGCACGGGGCGCGCGGCGAAACGACGTTATTGGCGATCTTGCCCTGGAGATCAATGCGCTGGCCAGCATGTTGCAAGCTCAGCGAGCCGGCGCACTGGAGGCAATGGCACTTGTTGAACGTGTGATGGACACGATGCAGTCGCCAGTGCTGGCTTTTGATCCTGAAGGAAGATTGAAGCTGCTGAACGTTGCGGCGGAGCGTGCATTTTCGCTGGAAACGAATAAGGCGCTCGGTCACACAGCGCAGAAGTTGAAGCTTGCTTATTTGCTGGATGCCAGCAATGACGATGTTCTTTCGTTAGGTGCTGAGCAGCAGCAGTTGACACGCTGGATAGTAAAGCGTGCGAACTTTCGCCTGCGCGGCGTGCCGCATACGCTCTTTGTGCTGGCCGATGTCGGCACGGCGCTGCGTGAAGAGGAACGTGTCGCATGGAGGCGCCTGATACGCGTTCTTGGGCATGAGATCAACAATTCGCTCGCCCCGATTAAATCGATCGCGTCGAGCCTGCGCACGCGCCTTCACGCGGCACCGCAGACCGAAGAACGCGATGATTTCGAGCGTGGGCTCGAAGTGGTGGAAAATCGCGCGGAGTCGCTGAATCGCTTTCTGCAGGCTTATCGGCAGCTGATGGGTCTTCCTGCTCCTCGATTCGCCAAGGTCGATATGGCGTCGCTCATCGATCGGGTGGCGCAGCTTGAGGTTCGTCTGATGGTCCAGGTCATTCCGGGAGATCCTGTTGAGGTGATGCTTGATCCGGACCAGATCGAGCAGGCTCTGATCAATCTGGTTCGCAATGCGGCAGAGGCTGCGCTCAGCCCGGATGCCATGAATGAGGATGCGCCGCGCGTCGAGATGAGCTGGCAGCATACGGGAAACGAGATCTGCATCTCCATTTTTGACAACGGTCCCGGCCTGACGAACTCCGGCAACCTATTTGTTCCCTTCTACACAACGAAGCCGAGTGGCACCGGCATAGGGCTGGTGCTGGCACAACAGATTGCAGAGGCCCACAACGGCGTTGTCGAACTGCGCAACCGCATGGATGGAGTGAACGGGTGCGAGGCACTGCTTCGCATTCCATTTCAAGCGAACTAA